Within the Candidatus Babeliaceae bacterium genome, the region TACAGGCTGGCCACACAGAAGTGATATCTATGGCTACAGCATGCGTTATGATCAGCCCTTTCATATCGGAACGCCAGCCATTTTATATAAAAGCGAGCAAGATGGTTTTTTGTTGGGGTTTAATCATGTGTATTCTGCAGGAGATTGTGCGTTAAATATCGGTGTTGAGTGGCAAGGGATAAAAAATCTTTCGCGATTATTGGCTGAAAAAATTCAATTTTCACCAAGTCTTATAGGGAAAATGGTGCCATATTTTTTTATTGAGCCTACCTTTGTTATTGATAGGCTTGACGACAAAATAAAGCCAAATAATGGTTTTTTTTCATTGTTTACCTGCAAGGGCATGCTTCCTGTTGGCAAGATACGGGATGCATATTTTATAAAATTATTACTTGAACATGCTTTTTTTTTCGAGATAGCCCATGAGATTGTTGCCGGATTTCGTGTGAGAGTAGGGCATATTTTTAATGAATGTTTTTTTACTATAACTCCACCGCAGCGTTTTTTTTTGGGTGGTGCCTATTCAATGCGAGCGTATCTGGCCGATCTTGTTCCTCCACTAAATATATACACGGATAATGCTGGTTGTGAATGCATTGTGCCTATTGGCGGCAAATCCATGATAAATATTAATAATGAAATACGTTTCCCTCTATATTCTTCTTTATATGGCGTGCTTTTTACTGATATTGGTATGCTGGCACAAGAAAAAATGAGTGAAATACAGCCAAAAAATATACTTGGATGTACGGGCTTTGGCGTTCGGCTCTACACGCCAGTGGGGCCATTGAGAGCTGATATTGCATGGAAGTGGAAAAAAAGTTTCCCTTCGGATTGTTCTTATGCGTGGTTTATAACACTTGGTAATGCTTTTTAAAATCTGGAGTTATGAAATATTTTCTTTGATTTATTTGTCAAAAAAAATTATATTCAAAAGAGTAATTTTAGCTTTTTTGTAAGGTACGCATTCATATGAAACACACAGACCACAATCATAGCAGCCATGAGGCGTCTCTTTATGATGAATTAACTTGTCACCTACCCTATGCGGCATTTTCTGTTGCCATAGGTTTTATAGTACTGAGTCTGCTGCATTTTATGAGTATGAATCTTGCGCAAGCGCAGTTGCACAAGGGGTATCATATACTTTTTCATGCTTTTCACTATTTACATATTATGTTTGCGGTGACCGGTACGTTGGTTACCTTTTTACGTTTTTCGAATCATTTAACACGTGGAATCATTGTTTCATTAATTTCTCCCGCTGTGTTTTGTACCCTATCCGATGTTGCATTACCTGCTTTGGCGGGAAATATTTTGGGCGTTCACATGGACATGCATATTTGTTTTTTTAAACTACATGATTTTATGAATGTATTACCATTTATGCTTGTGGGTCTTATTACCGCTCTTTCGCTCAGTCGTCATCATGTGCGGTCATTGAATTTTATTTCGCTTGGTTCTCATTTTATTCACATTTTGATTAGCTCCTTGGCATCGTTATTTTACGTTGTTTCTTACGGTTTTAGCGGATGGCCAAAGGTTATGGGAATTTTGTATTTCTTTTTAGTTATAGCAGTGGTCATACCGTGCACGTTTTCGGATGTTGTTGTTCCATTATATTTTGCTCGTAAAAAGAATAAGGCCGCTCACAAGGATGCGCATTAGTATGAAAGAGGGATATAATGAGAAGTATCAGACTAGAAAATATTTCAAAAAAATATAATGGCGAGCTGATTTTAGAGAATATTAATCTTACTATTCCAACCGGGAAGTTTTTTGCACTTTTAGGCCCGAGTGGTTCTGGCAAAACAACGCTCTTAAGGCTTATTGGCGGGTTTGAACGTGTAGATTCTGGTTCAATTTTTCTTGGCAAGCAGGATATTACGCACAAGCCTATTAATCAGCGACATATTAATACTGTTTTTCAAAGTTATGCTTTATTCCCACATCTCAATGTTTTTGACAATGTTGCATATAGCCTAAAAATTAAGCACATGTCGGCTGCAGTGGTTAAAGAAAAAGTACTTAAAGTTTTAAAAACGGTGCATTTGGGAGCTCATGCTTATAAGTCTATTCAACAGCTTTCCGGTGGCCAGCAACAGCGTGTTGCTCTAGCTCGTGCAATTATTAATGAGCCGGATGTTCTTCTTCTGGATGAACCGCTGGCGGCACTTGATTTTAAATTACGGGAAAAAGTTCTTGTCGAATTGATTGAGCTTCAAGATAAACTTAAAACCACGTTTATTTATGTTACCCATGATCAATTTGAAGCACTTACGGTTGCTGATCAAATGGCAATTATGAACCATCATGGTGAAATAGAACAAATCGGGACTCCAAAGGAAATATATGAATTTCCGGTTTCTTCTTTTGTCGCGCAGTTTGTAGGAACGACCAATATTATTCCTGGAGTATTGCGATTAAATGATCATAATGAATGGTCTATGGTATGTGGTTCATTGGGCGCCTTTTCGGTGTATATTCCTAAAGTGCGAGACTGGATGCATAGCGGTGCACGTGTTGTGATGAGTATTAGGCCAGAAAAAATATTCATATCAAAATCACAGCTTGCAGGGTTTTCTAACGTTTCAACGGGTACTGTTGAGGCCATTATTTATCATGGAAGATCGACCCAGTATAATGTGCGTTTGAAAGATGACACTCGTTTGCAGGTCTTCTCTCAAAATGAAGAGCATTTCCCTCAAGAAATTATCGATTATGATAATGAAGTTTTTTTATACTGGCAAAAAGAAAATGTAGTGGTACTAGAACGATGAAAAAATTGATGCGCTCAGAATGGGCTTTTTTTGTAGGTGTTCCCGGTTTTGTGTGGCAGGTGCTCTTTTTTTATATTCCCCTCATGTGTATTTTGTTTATGGCCCTGTGTTCTTGGCACAATTTTACGTATTTTTTTACATCAACCTATTTTTTAATTATTGCGCGTTCGTTGGGACTTTCATTAACAACGACGGTGTTGTGCCTGTTAATCGGTTACCCGGTTGCGTATTTTATTGCATTTAGTAGTAAGAAAATAAAAAACTTTTTACTCTTTCTTATTATTGTTCCTTTTTGGACAAATTTTTTATTACATGTGTGCGCCTGGTTTTTTGTACTTGAGCGTAATGGTTTTTTGAATACGCTGTTATTGCGCTATGGAATTATTCAAGAGCCGCTATCGTTATTGAATAATATGTTTGCTACCATTTTGATGATGGTGTATTACTATCTTCCCTTTATGATATTGCCATTGTATTCAATTTTAGAAAAATTTGATTATCGATTTATCGAAGCATCTCTTGATCTTGGTGCAACGATGCGTCAAACAATGATGCATATTATTTTTCCATTAACCGTGCCCGCAATGCAGGCCGGTGTTTTTTTGGTTTTTGTACCAGCCTTTGGTGAATTTGTCATTCCTGAGCTTATGGGCGGGGATAGGCATATGTTTGTTGGTACGGTTATTTCTTATTATATTCTTGGCGCCAAAACAATAGCTCAGGGAGCCGCTTTTACGATGCTGAGTATTTCTATTCTTCTTATGGTCATGGGTATTTTGTATGTAACTACTCAAAAATTAAGGGATGGGAATGGCTGATAAAACGTCAAAGGCAGGATTTTTAAGCACATTTTTTGTCGTACTGGTATATCTTTTTTTATATATTCCTACGGTTGTTTTGGTTGTTTTTTCTTTTAATAAAATGCCCTTTCCCGCGCCTTGGACGGAATTTACCTTGCAATGGTATTATGATCTTTATCATGCGTCGCATTTGTGGGAAGCTTTTTATACATCATTAATTGTTGCTTTTTTATCAACATTTTTAAGTATTATTATGGGAATTTCTTTAATGTTTTATGCGGTTCAAGGGGGCAGAGTTAAAAAATTGCTTATTCTTTTTTACGGCAATCTTATGATTCCAGAAATTGTTTTGGCGATCGGTTTATTAACGCTGTTTTCTTTATGCTCAATTCCCCTTGGATTAGGAACGCTTGTTATAGCGCACACCGTTTTAGGCTTGGGATATGTTATACCCTTAGTTTATACCAGATTTGTAGAACTTGATTATCGTCTTATCGAAGCATCATTGGATTTGGGTGCCTCATATTCGCAAACTTTTTTTAAAATAATATTGCCGTTATTGCGGCCGTCGTTAATTGCAGCCGGATTATTAGTATTTATTATATCATTTGATGATTTTGTTTTATCATATTTTTGTTCCGGAAGTTCTGTGCAAACACTTTCATTATATATTTTATCAATGGCGCGATCGGGCATTTCACCCATTATTAATGCTTTATCGACCATATTATTGATGTTAAGTAGTTTATTGGTATTGATTTTTTGTTCGATCAATGCCCGATCGAGAATATTTTAAGATGAAAAACACTACCTATCGCGGCCTTATTATTATTCGTTGTTTAATTGTATTATTTTGGGTTTTTCTTATTTCGGTAGGAATTCTGTTTTTTTCTTCTTTTACTAGGCAGCCCCATACTCTTAATATTTTGGCGTGGGGAGATCTTTTTGACGAGCTATCTATTAGAGATTTTGAAAAAGAAACAGGTATTAGAGTAACTATCACCACTGCCTCGAGCAATGAAGAAATGTTGATTAAACTCAAGGCCAATAATTGTGATTATGATCTTATTATTCCATCAGATTATGCGGTTTCTTTATTGTTGCAAGAACGGCTTCTTAAGCCATTAGATAATGCTCGTATTATTAATTATCATGATATTCACCAGTTTTTGTTACATCGTGAATTTGATGCGCATAATACCTATTCTGTTCCAGTAGCGTGGGAAATTTTTGGATTTGGGATTAACAAAAAAATGATGACGCAAGATCATTATGATTGGCCCATTATTTTTGATAATATGCATCATTTGTGTATGGTTAATGATCCTGTAGAGGCAATTAATATTGGTGCGTTATATTTGTACGGTGTGCCCGCGCACTTATCGCACGCTCAGATTTATGAAACCGCCCATCTGCTCAAAAAGCAAAAAAAACAGGTAACTGCGTATTCTGATTTTAGGGCAGATTATTTTTTGGTGACCGAAAATTGCCCATTAGTGGTTTCTTCAAGCTCATATATTTTACGTAACATGAAAAATTATCCTGCTATTGATTTTGTAGTGCCGGATTCTGGTTCATTTATAACAATAGAAAACTATGCGTTGCCCGTGTGCGCCCGTCATGAGGATGCGGCCTATTTATTTATTAATTTTATGTATAGGCCAGAGGTTGCGCAGCGTCACTGCGAGCGTTTTGCATTTTTTCCTGCTCTGTCTACGGTTGATGTGCGCGCATTGCCGGATAAATATCAAGCGCTTTTGTCCCAAGCCTCAGAGCTTTTAGCTAAAAGTTATTTCTTCAAGCCGCTTGTTTCTGATCAAGAAAAAAACGACACCTGGATCTTTGTAAAATCTTAAAAATATATATTTTATCTGCTTGTTTTTGTTACGGTAATAACTATGAAAACATGGATAAAAAAAGTATTTGGTTTTGGGCTCGCAAGTTTTTTGAGCGATTTTAGTCATGAGATGACCATATCGTTGATACCAATTCTTGTTACGCAGTTTGTAGGGCCGGTACAAGCACCGTTTTTTTTGGGTATTATTTCTAGCATCAGTGATGCATTCGCCAGTTTTTTACGCCTTGTCTCAGGTTTTTTAAGTGACAGATTATCACGTAAAAAACCATTGATTATGTTGGGCTATGGCATGTCCGCATTATTTTCAACGCTTGTTGGTTTTACGCATTCAATAGGAGGAGTTCTGTTCTATCGCATGCTTTCTTTTACCGGCAGTGGGCTGCGTGAGCCGCCGCGTGATGCGCTTATAGCAGCAACCATTGAACCGCCATATTATGGTCGGGCTTTTGGTTTAAAGAGCGCCATGGATACCCTCGGGTCGCTCATTGGCCCGCTTGTCACGTTCGCGTGTGTCGGTATATTGTCAATGCATTGGATTTTTGTTCTTTCATGTATTCCCGGCATGCTTGCCGTGGCAGCCATTTTTTTCTTTACACAAGATCTACGTATTCATGCAAAAAACACACGCATTTCGGTAGCATCATTGTGGCATGATGTTCGGCTGTTGCCTCGTTCATTTACACTTTTTTTGCTGATTCTTTTTATTTTTGATGTGGGTAGTTTTAATAAACTTTTGTTACTGTCTCGTGTGCAAGAAATAATAGTGCTAGAAAAAATGAGTATCGCCCAGGGGCTTGTTTTGTTATATGCGCTTTTTAATAGTGCACGTGCAGGCAGTGAATTTTTTATAGGCTTATTAAGTGATTATATTCACAGAGTTGTATTATTAGCATTATGTGGTTGTGGGCTATTAGCTGTCGTTGCATTTTTATTACTGAGTTCACACGGCTCGTTAGTGTATTGTGCTGGCATATTTGCGTTAGCAGGCATAAGCGCCGCAGCTATGACAACGCTCAAAAAGGCCTGTGCAGCGGACATGTTGCCGGCCCATATTCGTGGACTTGGTTATGGAGTGCTGCAAGCAGCAGAAGGCTTCGCCATGCTTATTTCCAGCGCGTTAATTGGCTTCTTGTGGACTCATTATTCCCCCACGCTCGGCTTTTCATACGTCATTGTCATGAGCCTCACTGCAATGTTGTTATTGTTAGGCTTAAGAAGATTTTTATAATTTAGCTTACAGGCTTTTGTAGACCTCGCTCATGGTGAGTACCGCGAAGCGGTGTATCGAACCATAGCGTAGGCATATGAAGCCGGGAGTATCGAAGGGTATCAATAAACCAGGTTGCATTTAGGCTTTTCTAAAATAATTTTTAACTTTGCTTTTTTGAAGACCAAGCCAGGCTTGCATGCGTTGCATCATTGAAAGTTTAGGTGCAGGTACTGGTGTGAGTACTGGTGCAAGTGATGAGCTTTTTGCTTTTAGAATCATTGTATATAATTCATGCGTAGATTTTTGTAATGAGCTAATATCCCAAATATCAATATGTCCCATAGTGCTGCCAGCGATAATCTTTGTGCCATCGGGCGTTACCGCAAGCGATGTGCAATGGATTCCCGTTGTACGATTATACTCGAAAATAGTTATGGGTATTTGTGCAAAAGCAGGGTGCCAAATTTTTATTGCTGATCCGCCGGAAACAATATGTTGGTTGAAGGAGATGGTATCTATTGCGTAAATTGGACTATCATTAACAAAATGTTTTTTAAGTTTTGATCCGTTAGAATCCAAGATATTAAGATTTCCGTTATCTTGGCCTACAATAATTTGGTCATCAAGATATGCCTTTAATGTAACATGTGTATTAGATTGTGCGCCTTCGTTTAATGACTTTGTAGCGACATCAACAATAGTAATTGTTCCAGAGCTGTCGGAATAAAAAATTTTTTCACCATGAGAAGTTATGGCAATGGATTCTATTGGCCATTTATTTTGAATAGGTTCTATACGCTTGCCGGAATTAATATCCCAAATATCAATACTCCCAATTGGGTGTCCTGCTTTTAGGCCGTGCGTCCCAGAAACAATTCGCTGACGATCGGGAGTTACGGCAATTGATGATATGGATATGATGTCTGGATCGGTATTTTTAAACGTTTGTATTACATTAAAATCTATATCTCGTAAGTTCATTGTTTCAGAATGAGCGGTAATAATGTTATTATCAGGAGCTGCTATAGCGCGGGTGGGTCCCATCAAAGTTTTTAAACTTTTCCCTGTATTAATATCCCAAGAAATAACTTTATTATTACATCCACCAGAAATTATTATTTTATCATCACTAGTTATATTTATTGAACGAATTGCATCACCATGGAATAATGTTTTCTTTGGTTTTTTTGGTAATAATTGTTGAAGCGCTGACGCGATGATGTCAAAATACTTGTCGTATAAAATTCGTCCAATTTCCCTATTAATATCATCAAGAGTTATTTCTTCATCCAAGCTATTAAGAAGTTTAATTCCCCAGTCCGGCTTTTTTTCAAGTACTTCAGGATTGGTTATACGGTCTGCTATTTGTTTTGTTACAAAATCTGTTAATGTTTGATTACCCAAAAAATTGCTCATTTTTCCGACAGCAATAAGACTATCGGCTGTTGGTTTTATTGTTTTGATTCCTCGCAATGCGTTCCAATAGTCTTTTAGCAATAATAGGTGGCGGTAAGAAAAAAGCTTTTCTGAAGACCAATCTATCTCTTTGGGATTTGGTTGATCATCTAGAAGTTCTTTTATGGTGCTATTATTAATTAAATCAGCAGGGAGTGTTACTGTAGGTAATAGCTCAATTAATCCCAATTTATTTTCTCGTAATCTGGTGGAAACTATATGGGGATTGATGGGAATATAAGGCTTTACTTGATAGTCGTTGGTCTCCATGCTGCGAATAAAAAAAGTAAGAGAGAGTGCTAATACTATAAATTTATTTAAAAAATGCTTTGGCATGTTGGTTGCTTTTATTATTGTGGGGCAATCGCCATTGGTTTACAAAAAAATGTTTGTTTCTTACGGATTATTTCATACACATCGCGAGCAGATTCTTGAGGAATATCCCAGCGATTTATTGTACCCTTGTTTCCACCAGAAATAATGTTTTTCCCATCAGGCGTTGCTACAATCGCGGTAATTTTTTCTTGTGAGTCTGTGCCATGACGGCTTTTGACGGGTAAAAATGTCTTTGTTTCAGTATCCATAATAGTTAATGTTCCTTCTTGGGCAAAAGCAATATATGGGCTTTTAGGTATCTGTATTATGGCATTAATGGGAAATCGACCGAAAGGCGTCTCAAAAGGTTGAAGAAGTGTTTCTGGACCCGTGGTTATTATGTTGATTTTTCCATGAAAGTCACCAAAAACAATTTTGTTATCGGGAGTTACTATAATTGAGGTAACGTTGGCTTCGGGCGTGCTATTAATTGTTTTTTCAGGAACTCCTGTTTCAATATCCCA harbors:
- a CDS encoding ABC transporter permease; its protein translation is MKKLMRSEWAFFVGVPGFVWQVLFFYIPLMCILFMALCSWHNFTYFFTSTYFLIIARSLGLSLTTTVLCLLIGYPVAYFIAFSSKKIKNFLLFLIIVPFWTNFLLHVCAWFFVLERNGFLNTLLLRYGIIQEPLSLLNNMFATILMMVYYYLPFMILPLYSILEKFDYRFIEASLDLGATMRQTMMHIIFPLTVPAMQAGVFLVFVPAFGEFVIPELMGGDRHMFVGTVISYYILGAKTIAQGAAFTMLSISILLMVMGILYVTTQKLRDGNG
- a CDS encoding MFS transporter, whose product is MKTWIKKVFGFGLASFLSDFSHEMTISLIPILVTQFVGPVQAPFFLGIISSISDAFASFLRLVSGFLSDRLSRKKPLIMLGYGMSALFSTLVGFTHSIGGVLFYRMLSFTGSGLREPPRDALIAATIEPPYYGRAFGLKSAMDTLGSLIGPLVTFACVGILSMHWIFVLSCIPGMLAVAAIFFFTQDLRIHAKNTRISVASLWHDVRLLPRSFTLFLLILFIFDVGSFNKLLLLSRVQEIIVLEKMSIAQGLVLLYALFNSARAGSEFFIGLLSDYIHRVVLLALCGCGLLAVVAFLLLSSHGSLVYCAGIFALAGISAAAMTTLKKACAADMLPAHIRGLGYGVLQAAEGFAMLISSALIGFLWTHYSPTLGFSYVIVMSLTAMLLLLGLRRFL
- a CDS encoding ABC transporter ATP-binding protein; translated protein: MRSIRLENISKKYNGELILENINLTIPTGKFFALLGPSGSGKTTLLRLIGGFERVDSGSIFLGKQDITHKPINQRHINTVFQSYALFPHLNVFDNVAYSLKIKHMSAAVVKEKVLKVLKTVHLGAHAYKSIQQLSGGQQQRVALARAIINEPDVLLLDEPLAALDFKLREKVLVELIELQDKLKTTFIYVTHDQFEALTVADQMAIMNHHGEIEQIGTPKEIYEFPVSSFVAQFVGTTNIIPGVLRLNDHNEWSMVCGSLGAFSVYIPKVRDWMHSGARVVMSIRPEKIFISKSQLAGFSNVSTGTVEAIIYHGRSTQYNVRLKDDTRLQVFSQNEEHFPQEIIDYDNEVFLYWQKENVVVLER
- a CDS encoding ABC transporter permease, which translates into the protein MADKTSKAGFLSTFFVVLVYLFLYIPTVVLVVFSFNKMPFPAPWTEFTLQWYYDLYHASHLWEAFYTSLIVAFLSTFLSIIMGISLMFYAVQGGRVKKLLILFYGNLMIPEIVLAIGLLTLFSLCSIPLGLGTLVIAHTVLGLGYVIPLVYTRFVELDYRLIEASLDLGASYSQTFFKIILPLLRPSLIAAGLLVFIISFDDFVLSYFCSGSSVQTLSLYILSMARSGISPIINALSTILLMLSSLLVLIFCSINARSRIF
- a CDS encoding extracellular solute-binding protein — translated: MKNTTYRGLIIIRCLIVLFWVFLISVGILFFSSFTRQPHTLNILAWGDLFDELSIRDFEKETGIRVTITTASSNEEMLIKLKANNCDYDLIIPSDYAVSLLLQERLLKPLDNARIINYHDIHQFLLHREFDAHNTYSVPVAWEIFGFGINKKMMTQDHYDWPIIFDNMHHLCMVNDPVEAINIGALYLYGVPAHLSHAQIYETAHLLKKQKKQVTAYSDFRADYFLVTENCPLVVSSSSYILRNMKNYPAIDFVVPDSGSFITIENYALPVCARHEDAAYLFINFMYRPEVAQRHCERFAFFPALSTVDVRALPDKYQALLSQASELLAKSYFFKPLVSDQEKNDTWIFVKS